Proteins encoded together in one Macadamia integrifolia cultivar HAES 741 chromosome 8, SCU_Mint_v3, whole genome shotgun sequence window:
- the LOC122086378 gene encoding putative F-box protein At4g22170 isoform X2, translating to MDARNALVFMGEMISSSKKKNKMEETEEGSSKWTDLPDHINGLIADRLAFPDIFRFGSVCPSWRSISYETRRRRSLSSKPYNPLVLFEYNLRRGTFGFFSFEDNKVYWINLKGAPAIQCVGCSQGWLVMVAPLGTLSYAWNPFTGDRITFQTIHNVTAFEDLSKGLY from the coding sequence ATGGATGCAAGAAACGCTTTAGTCTTCATGGGAGAGATGATCAGCTCatctaagaagaaaaacaagatGGAAGAAACTGAAGAAGGCAGCTCAAAATGGACTGATCTTCCAGATCACATCAATGGTTTGATAGCTGATCGTCTTGCCTTCCCAGATATTTTCCGATTCGGTTCTGTTTGTCCGTCATGGAGATCAATCTCATACGAAACCAGGAGGCGTCGCAGCCTCTCTTCTAAACCCTACAATCCATTAGTTTTGTTCGAATACAATCTGAGGAGAGGAACTTTCGGATTCTTCAGCTTTGAAGATAACAAAGTTTACTGGATAAATCTCAAAGGAGCTCCAGCCATACAATGCGTAGGATGCTCACAAGGTTGGTTAGTTATGGTGGCGCCGCTCGGCACATTAAGCTATGCATGGAATCCCTTCACCGGAGATCGAATCACCTTTCAAACCATCCATAATGTGACTGCGTTTGAAGACTTATCAAAG